One part of the Marinobacter sp. M3C genome encodes these proteins:
- a CDS encoding mechanosensitive ion channel domain-containing protein, with protein MKQRFSRHTFLTAWLAGIFLLCFSTSSILAADTDKATEPAPEQTEDTPQKPEEARPAVQPQLQAGSDATPEIELPDAVNADIQQQVRALGLSLEQRRTAVASSRQQLMYAESLLSRLKDEYESFELTLETAGLNLTSNYASLLKQRLERLQRQSVASDLIEGIQDKLSAAREEQLKLEEFEAITEPGDDVRGQLRSRRSDLLRALHKSVTEHIDVLNDYYGTVTALQNQVLEYQTLLKQRLFWLPSASRVGTETFSELYQAIQWLHSELKYAPFKEAVSTSLAERAGRIGLIVLLLIILTIKRHAIIENLGANSQFIGNVGHDRTASTLLALMNSVLLALPGVLVFSLAALVLMEGTAFFSALSKGFTAAAFIMFLLAFIRNVARKQGLGESHFHWNTSSLQAIRQALPILMAFVIPVAIVTTAYSSTPEGAQFDDSLGRLLFTVVSVVLAVFAQRIMAAVRAHKPHSRFLHFLHIIAVATPLALAAASLVGYHYTALQLERNLFISICWLAFNAVLYYLGLRALSVRERRITLERLVEQCAAEHKIAEAKEAADTPGDALPLTPDMPEMDLADISQQSSSLLRVIMSVLALTGLMFLWADIIPALQLFNDITLWTIATELDGSDPLPITLADALLALLIAAGTVIAAKNLPGTLEVTLLSRMHLQPGSGYAITTITTYIVVLLGVLFCLGVIGVQWSKLQWLIAALGVGLGFGLQEIVANFVSGIILLFERPIRVGDTVTIGGITGTVSRIRIRATTLVDWDRKEQIIPNKTFVTQDFTNWTLSDPITRIVVKVGVAYDCDIDQVQAILTEVAQNNERVTDDPAPSAFCVGFGDSCINFEVWVFVKDLLVDMMPLSHELHASITKALTKANIDIPFPQRDIHVHTRPEPS; from the coding sequence ATGAAACAACGCTTTTCCCGACACACATTTTTGACAGCATGGCTGGCCGGGATTTTTCTACTCTGCTTTTCGACGTCATCCATTCTTGCCGCAGACACCGACAAAGCTACTGAGCCGGCCCCAGAGCAAACGGAAGATACGCCTCAGAAGCCAGAAGAAGCCCGCCCGGCCGTGCAACCTCAGCTGCAGGCCGGCTCAGATGCAACTCCCGAGATTGAACTACCCGACGCCGTTAACGCCGATATTCAGCAGCAAGTCCGTGCGTTGGGCCTCTCACTGGAACAGCGCCGCACTGCCGTCGCATCCAGCCGCCAACAACTGATGTATGCCGAATCATTACTCAGCCGCCTGAAAGACGAATACGAAAGCTTCGAACTGACGCTTGAAACCGCAGGGCTGAACCTGACGTCTAACTATGCCAGCCTTTTAAAGCAGCGGCTTGAACGGCTTCAGCGGCAGAGTGTTGCCAGCGATTTAATTGAAGGCATACAAGACAAACTCTCCGCGGCACGGGAGGAACAACTCAAGCTTGAGGAGTTCGAAGCCATTACCGAACCTGGCGACGATGTTCGTGGCCAACTGCGCAGCCGCCGATCGGACTTACTGCGAGCACTCCACAAATCGGTTACCGAGCATATCGACGTTCTGAATGATTATTACGGCACCGTGACAGCACTTCAGAACCAGGTACTGGAATACCAGACACTTTTAAAACAACGGCTGTTCTGGCTTCCGAGTGCCTCGCGGGTGGGCACCGAAACATTCAGTGAGCTTTATCAGGCAATTCAGTGGCTGCATTCGGAACTCAAATATGCCCCGTTTAAAGAAGCCGTTTCCACGTCGCTGGCTGAACGTGCCGGCCGCATTGGGCTAATCGTGTTGCTGCTTATCATACTGACCATCAAACGACATGCGATCATAGAAAACCTGGGCGCCAACAGCCAGTTTATCGGCAATGTTGGGCATGACCGCACAGCCTCTACACTGTTGGCGCTGATGAACAGCGTTCTGCTGGCGCTGCCCGGCGTTCTTGTATTCTCCCTGGCGGCGCTTGTACTTATGGAAGGCACCGCGTTCTTTTCGGCGTTATCCAAAGGCTTTACCGCGGCCGCTTTTATCATGTTCCTGCTGGCGTTTATTCGTAACGTTGCCCGTAAACAGGGGCTGGGCGAAAGCCACTTCCACTGGAACACCAGCTCCCTGCAGGCAATTCGCCAGGCACTCCCTATCCTTATGGCGTTTGTTATACCTGTTGCCATTGTGACCACCGCTTACAGCTCAACCCCCGAGGGCGCACAGTTTGATGACAGTCTCGGCCGCCTGTTGTTTACGGTGGTATCTGTTGTGCTGGCAGTATTCGCTCAGCGCATTATGGCCGCCGTAAGAGCGCACAAACCCCACAGCCGATTTTTGCATTTCCTCCATATCATCGCCGTTGCTACACCGCTCGCGCTGGCCGCGGCATCGCTGGTGGGCTATCACTACACCGCCCTTCAGCTTGAACGCAACCTGTTCATTTCTATTTGCTGGCTGGCGTTTAATGCAGTGCTTTATTACCTCGGCTTACGAGCGCTTTCCGTGCGTGAACGCAGGATCACTCTGGAACGCCTGGTAGAACAGTGCGCGGCCGAACACAAAATAGCGGAAGCCAAAGAAGCAGCAGACACGCCCGGCGACGCACTTCCACTGACTCCGGATATGCCAGAAATGGATCTTGCAGACATCAGCCAGCAAAGCTCTTCCCTGCTCCGGGTTATTATGTCTGTACTGGCCCTGACCGGCCTCATGTTTCTATGGGCCGATATTATTCCCGCCCTGCAACTGTTCAACGACATCACCCTGTGGACCATTGCAACAGAGCTTGACGGTAGTGACCCACTGCCCATCACGCTGGCGGATGCGCTGCTGGCGTTACTGATTGCGGCGGGTACCGTTATTGCTGCAAAAAACCTTCCGGGAACGCTGGAGGTCACCCTTCTGAGCAGAATGCACCTTCAACCTGGCTCTGGTTATGCCATCACAACCATTACCACTTATATAGTCGTGCTTCTGGGCGTGTTGTTCTGCCTAGGGGTGATTGGTGTTCAGTGGTCCAAACTGCAGTGGCTGATCGCGGCCCTCGGGGTTGGCCTTGGATTCGGGCTTCAGGAAATCGTCGCCAATTTTGTGTCGGGCATCATCCTGCTTTTCGAGCGCCCTATTCGGGTGGGTGACACCGTAACGATTGGCGGCATTACCGGCACTGTGTCACGCATACGCATTCGCGCAACAACCCTGGTTGATTGGGATCGAAAAGAACAGATCATTCCTAACAAAACCTTTGTAACCCAAGATTTTACAAACTGGACACTGTCAGACCCGATTACCCGAATCGTCGTGAAGGTGGGTGTCGCCTATGACTGTGACATAGACCAGGTTCAAGCCATACTCACCGAGGTAGCGCAAAATAACGAGCGCGTTACGGATGACCCGGCACCGTCGGCTTTCTGTGTCGGATTTGGCGACAGCTGCATTAATTTCGAGGTTTGGGTGTTTGTAAAAGACCTGTTAGTAGACATGATGCCGCTGTCTCACGAACTTCACGCGTCCATCACAAAAGCCTTAACCAAAGCGAACATAGACATTCCGTTCCCGCAGCGTGACATTCACGTGCACACCCGGCCGGAGCCGAGCTGA
- a CDS encoding class I fructose-bisphosphate aldolase: MDIHAELHSTIQDLVQPGKGILAADESHPTIAKRFDAVGVESTEDKRREYRSLIFSTPGLGEFVSGVILFEETLGQNSLNNAPITQLLESQGIVPGIKVDTGKKPLINAPGDEITYGLDSLDDRLEIYKNQGARFAKWRAVYNVSNTLPSRQAVEANAEMLARYAALCQSKGIVPIVEPEVLIDGNHTIERSAEVNEAVIAEVFNALRRHRVQLETIILKPSMVTPGKACAKASPAAVAEATLGVLRRVVPAAVPGINFLSGGQTPEEATLNLNAMNSLGRQPWSLSFSYGRALQEPAQKAWAGKLDNKHAAQNAMLKRARLNGAASSGEYKAEMES; the protein is encoded by the coding sequence ATGGATATTCACGCCGAATTGCATTCAACGATTCAGGATCTTGTTCAGCCAGGCAAGGGTATTCTTGCTGCGGACGAAAGCCACCCGACTATCGCGAAACGCTTCGATGCGGTGGGTGTTGAATCTACAGAAGATAAACGCCGGGAGTACCGCAGCCTGATTTTTTCCACACCCGGGCTTGGAGAATTCGTCAGCGGTGTGATTCTTTTTGAAGAAACCCTGGGTCAGAACAGCCTGAACAATGCACCGATCACCCAGCTGTTGGAAAGCCAGGGAATTGTGCCGGGCATCAAGGTAGATACGGGAAAAAAGCCCCTGATCAATGCTCCGGGCGATGAAATAACCTATGGCCTCGACAGCCTGGATGACCGGCTGGAAATCTACAAGAACCAGGGCGCCCGTTTCGCCAAGTGGAGGGCTGTGTACAACGTCTCTAACACACTGCCCTCACGCCAGGCGGTGGAAGCCAACGCTGAGATGCTGGCCCGGTATGCCGCGTTATGCCAATCCAAAGGTATTGTGCCCATTGTAGAGCCAGAGGTGCTGATTGATGGTAACCACACCATCGAACGATCTGCAGAAGTAAATGAAGCCGTGATTGCGGAGGTTTTCAACGCCCTGCGCCGCCACCGCGTGCAACTGGAAACCATAATTCTGAAGCCCAGCATGGTAACGCCCGGCAAAGCGTGTGCGAAGGCATCTCCGGCAGCAGTAGCAGAAGCCACTTTGGGGGTATTACGCCGAGTTGTTCCGGCGGCCGTCCCGGGTATTAACTTCCTCTCCGGCGGACAGACTCCCGAAGAAGCTACCCTCAACCTGAACGCGATGAACAGCCTTGGCCGGCAACCCTGGAGCCTGAGTTTTTCTTATGGACGTGCCCTGCAGGAACCGGCACAGAAAGCTTGGGCCGGCAAACTGGACAACAAACACGCTGCCCAAAACGCCATGCTCAAGCGAGCCAGGCTTAACGGCGCGGCCAGCTCTGGGGAGTATAAAGCGGAGATGGAAAGCTGA
- a CDS encoding methyl-accepting chemotaxis protein, producing MKKLSLKFKLYVFVISLLLVMGVSMVITAQVSLSQMEGRLVSETSQLVQRIVMDRLSATAGEYGEEISGQLNAALKVPDVVGSIIEENIAAGSSSQVSRSGLSDAVRAVLTSEGYLSAMYAQFEPNAYDGLDRYFNDGLDDHSTDIGTLEIYYIRDSKGNVQLERVEDPEEKYDETLNEFGAREAEWYLCPMETKTACIMEPYNYEIAEGYTELMTTLVVPIMNGQEFAGVVGVDINLETLQKTVKAISQQLYDGQSRVTLLSEQGLIVAASHNSDALARPLAEVMPELASEMAGLHRSGGRYDDGETLAVSYPVHITDTGGEWSLLVELPRATALAELDEITTLLSEEVAATAQRQLLVGIIVSILAVLLLIVVVRSVVRPLDEIRDRMNNLSSADGDLTRELDIDTHAELIDLAGGFNTFLRRLRDMINDLKAVNVRVHQQAADVGTIARDTEENTARQHREVDGVVTAMNEMSAAAGEVAGFASESAENARKAQDGIRFTQSTLGSAVEGVSALAGDMVEASEAIGHVASRSDEINRILDVIRGVAEQTNLLALNAAIEAARAGEQGRGFAVVADEVRTLASRTRQSTDEISQMIDGLQQDVKQAVGVINAGVDRATMAVEGTREADHSLATVVTRIDTIVEHVIQVATAAEEQNSVSEEINHNLTAIGDAASDLRELAQRLRGSGESLDNEVEILDGELNRLKT from the coding sequence ATGAAAAAATTATCGCTCAAGTTCAAACTGTACGTGTTCGTTATCAGCTTGTTGCTGGTGATGGGTGTCAGCATGGTAATAACAGCACAAGTGTCGCTCAGCCAGATGGAAGGTCGCCTAGTGTCAGAAACCAGTCAGCTGGTACAGAGGATTGTAATGGATCGTCTGTCCGCTACCGCCGGTGAGTATGGGGAGGAAATTAGCGGTCAGCTCAATGCCGCGCTCAAAGTGCCCGATGTGGTCGGAAGTATTATTGAAGAAAACATCGCTGCGGGCAGTTCATCGCAGGTCAGTCGCAGCGGGCTATCGGATGCGGTGCGTGCCGTGTTGACATCGGAGGGTTACCTCAGTGCTATGTACGCACAATTTGAGCCGAATGCTTATGACGGCCTGGACCGATACTTTAACGACGGCCTTGATGACCACAGTACCGATATAGGCACGTTGGAAATTTACTATATTCGGGATAGCAAAGGCAACGTTCAGCTGGAGCGGGTGGAAGATCCTGAAGAGAAATACGATGAAACCCTGAACGAGTTTGGTGCTCGTGAAGCAGAGTGGTACCTCTGCCCTATGGAGACCAAAACTGCCTGCATAATGGAGCCTTACAATTACGAGATTGCAGAGGGCTACACTGAACTGATGACGACTCTTGTTGTTCCTATTATGAATGGCCAAGAATTTGCCGGCGTCGTTGGTGTGGATATTAATCTAGAAACTTTGCAAAAAACCGTAAAAGCGATCAGTCAGCAGCTTTATGACGGTCAATCCAGGGTCACCTTATTGAGCGAGCAGGGGCTCATTGTTGCGGCCAGCCACAATAGCGATGCGCTGGCTCGGCCTCTGGCGGAGGTAATGCCGGAACTGGCGAGTGAAATGGCGGGGCTACACCGTTCCGGTGGGCGTTATGATGACGGTGAAACACTGGCGGTCTCTTACCCAGTTCATATAACGGATACGGGAGGGGAATGGTCTTTGCTGGTTGAACTGCCGCGCGCAACAGCACTGGCAGAGCTGGATGAAATTACCACCTTGCTTTCTGAAGAGGTTGCGGCCACGGCGCAGCGCCAACTGCTGGTCGGTATTATCGTGTCAATTCTGGCGGTATTGCTGCTGATTGTGGTGGTTCGCTCGGTGGTCCGGCCACTGGATGAAATCCGCGACCGGATGAACAATCTCAGCAGCGCCGATGGTGATCTGACCCGTGAGCTTGATATTGATACCCATGCAGAGTTGATTGACCTTGCCGGTGGCTTTAACACCTTTCTCAGGCGTCTGAGGGATATGATCAACGATCTGAAAGCGGTGAATGTTCGCGTTCATCAGCAGGCAGCGGATGTGGGGACTATAGCCCGTGACACGGAAGAGAATACCGCCAGACAGCATCGTGAAGTAGACGGCGTGGTCACGGCGATGAATGAGATGTCTGCCGCTGCTGGCGAGGTCGCCGGGTTTGCCAGCGAGTCAGCAGAGAATGCGCGCAAGGCACAGGACGGTATCCGCTTTACTCAATCCACTCTTGGTTCCGCCGTTGAGGGTGTCAGTGCGCTGGCAGGTGATATGGTTGAGGCCAGCGAGGCTATCGGTCATGTCGCCAGTCGCAGTGATGAGATTAACCGGATTCTGGATGTTATCAGGGGTGTTGCCGAGCAAACCAACTTGTTGGCTCTGAACGCTGCTATTGAGGCGGCGCGGGCAGGTGAGCAGGGCCGTGGTTTTGCGGTTGTGGCGGATGAGGTGCGCACATTGGCCTCGCGCACACGGCAATCAACAGATGAAATAAGCCAGATGATTGATGGGCTGCAACAGGACGTGAAACAGGCGGTTGGCGTTATTAACGCCGGTGTCGATCGGGCGACCATGGCGGTTGAGGGTACCCGCGAGGCGGATCACTCACTGGCAACTGTCGTAACGCGCATAGACACTATTGTTGAACATGTGATCCAGGTGGCGACTGCAGCGGAAGAACAAAACTCCGTGAGCGAGGAAATTAACCACAACCTGACCGCCATTGGTGACGCCGCCAGTGACCTGCGTGAACTGGCGCAAAGGCTAAGGGGCAGTGGCGAATCTCTGGATAATGAAGTTGAAATACTGGATGGAGAACTGAACCGTCTGAAAACTTGA
- the nspC gene encoding carboxynorspermidine decarboxylase, translating to MLKTPYYLIDKSKLLRNLEIIARVREESGAKSLLALKCFATWGVFDLMQAYMDGTTSSSLNEVKLGKQKFAGETHAYSVAYADDEIEEVLAHSDKIIFNSISQLQRFSESSANKTRGLRVNPGVSSSDFALADPARPHSRLGEHDPEKIAGILDQVSGFMFHNNCENASFERFDELLQVIETRFGHLLEKVSWVSLGGGIHFTGEGYPLERFCQRLKAFAERYAVQVYLEPGEAAITNSTSLEVTVLDLLNNDKDLAIVDSSIEAHMPDLLIYRETAKLKPNRGNYTYQVCGTSCLAGDIFGEFQFEKPLQIGDCLSFQDAAGYTMVKKSWFNGVKMPSIAVKQLDGRIELVKSFNYEDFVQALS from the coding sequence ATGCTCAAAACACCCTATTACCTGATCGATAAAAGCAAACTTCTGCGCAACCTGGAAATCATTGCCCGGGTGCGGGAAGAATCCGGTGCCAAATCCTTGCTGGCGCTCAAGTGCTTTGCCACCTGGGGTGTCTTTGACTTGATGCAGGCGTACATGGATGGCACAACATCTTCTTCTCTCAATGAAGTCAAACTGGGTAAGCAAAAATTTGCAGGGGAAACACACGCCTACAGTGTCGCCTACGCTGATGATGAGATTGAAGAAGTTCTGGCTCACAGCGATAAAATCATCTTTAACTCCATCAGTCAGCTGCAGCGCTTCTCTGAGTCATCTGCAAACAAAACCCGGGGACTGAGAGTCAATCCCGGTGTCAGCTCCTCGGATTTCGCCCTTGCCGATCCGGCCCGCCCGCACAGCCGCCTGGGTGAACACGACCCGGAAAAAATCGCTGGCATTCTGGATCAGGTCTCAGGCTTCATGTTTCACAACAACTGTGAAAATGCCTCCTTCGAGCGCTTTGATGAACTTCTGCAAGTAATCGAAACACGTTTTGGACACCTGCTGGAAAAAGTCAGCTGGGTCAGCCTGGGTGGTGGCATTCACTTTACCGGAGAAGGCTATCCTCTGGAGCGTTTCTGCCAGAGACTGAAGGCCTTTGCTGAGCGATATGCTGTGCAGGTTTATCTGGAGCCCGGCGAAGCCGCCATCACCAACTCTACCAGCCTGGAAGTCACCGTTCTTGACCTGCTCAACAACGACAAAGACCTGGCGATTGTTGACTCATCTATTGAAGCTCACATGCCGGATCTATTGATCTACCGGGAAACCGCAAAACTTAAGCCCAACCGTGGTAATTACACGTATCAGGTTTGCGGTACATCTTGCCTGGCCGGTGATATTTTTGGCGAATTTCAGTTTGAAAAGCCCTTGCAGATCGGTGACTGCCTCTCTTTTCAGGATGCAGCCGGCTACACGATGGTCAAGAAAAGCTGGTTTAACGGCGTGAAGATGCCGTCTATTGCGGTTAAACAACTGGATGGGCGTATCGAGCTCGTAAAGTCGTTTAACTATGAGGATTTTGTGCAGGCATTGTCGTAG